The Acetoanaerobium noterae genome window below encodes:
- the mutL gene encoding DNA mismatch repair endonuclease MutL — MNKNQIKQLDDKTISLIAAGEVVESPASIVKELIENSIDAKATSIVLEIRDGGKSYIRVTDDGFGIDEADVELAFKRHTTSKITSFTDFCNLYTNGFRGEALASIAAVSRVSITTKTKEAFLGTSLIITGGIIEKKEKVGAKDGTTIIIEDLLYNTPARKNFLKSNQAETSKINDIVERLALINNSVKFKYINNNKVMLITASNLTFSESMNNIYNNAYDKSIKELPIEYIGDYGIEGFLGDNSIMSHNRKNQYIFVNKRVVKSKLITSVVEEAYSQFITINRFPIFLINLNVDPALIDVNIHPNKLEVKFSNENKLKDTLSNYIKSKLSESIMIPKSNLSSKYDKVKKDEPQNINFDLFINETNLFSQDAVKKPASNNYALESMPTNDKSHALENFIINTKPNAENNLFINENPNNNYDLSSKPSYNKTNLNTTSNSNHQFNYKDLSVIGVFINSYIITQYNEALYVIDQHAAHERILYEKYLNSYKNDKISSQNLLIPISINISFDVSVYIHDIIDLLNDYGFNAEPFSQESLVIRAIPNIFNQNEAINLANELINNFSKQIYLSDELKEKIASKACKSAIKANDKLLSLEISQILSDLDSCENKYSCPHGRPITIELSKYELEKMFKRIV; from the coding sequence ATGAACAAAAATCAAATAAAACAGTTAGATGACAAAACTATTAGTTTAATAGCAGCTGGGGAAGTTGTTGAAAGTCCTGCCTCAATAGTAAAAGAGCTTATAGAAAATTCAATTGACGCAAAGGCTACAAGTATAGTTTTAGAAATTCGAGATGGTGGAAAATCTTATATCCGTGTAACTGATGATGGATTTGGAATCGACGAAGCTGATGTTGAGCTCGCTTTCAAAAGACATACTACAAGTAAAATTACATCTTTTACTGATTTTTGCAATTTGTATACTAATGGATTTAGAGGAGAAGCTTTAGCAAGTATAGCTGCAGTTTCAAGAGTATCGATTACAACTAAAACCAAAGAAGCATTTTTAGGAACCTCATTGATTATTACAGGTGGTATAATCGAAAAAAAGGAAAAAGTTGGAGCAAAAGATGGTACGACTATTATAATTGAAGATTTGCTATATAATACTCCTGCTAGAAAAAATTTTCTAAAGAGCAACCAAGCAGAAACGTCAAAAATTAATGACATTGTAGAGAGACTAGCACTTATTAATAACTCTGTAAAATTCAAATATATAAACAATAATAAAGTTATGTTAATAACGGCTAGTAATTTAACCTTTTCAGAGTCTATGAATAATATTTATAATAACGCCTACGATAAATCTATCAAAGAACTTCCAATCGAATACATAGGTGACTATGGTATTGAGGGTTTCTTAGGTGATAATTCTATTATGTCACATAATAGAAAAAATCAGTATATCTTTGTAAATAAACGAGTTGTAAAAAGCAAGCTCATAACTTCCGTAGTTGAAGAAGCTTATAGTCAGTTTATAACTATAAATAGATTCCCGATTTTTTTAATTAATTTAAACGTAGATCCTGCCCTTATTGATGTTAATATCCATCCAAACAAATTAGAGGTTAAGTTTTCTAACGAAAATAAGCTTAAAGACACTTTATCTAATTATATTAAATCAAAGCTATCAGAATCTATAATGATTCCTAAATCAAATCTAAGTTCAAAATATGATAAAGTTAAAAAAGACGAACCTCAAAATATAAATTTTGATTTATTCATAAATGAGACTAATCTGTTCTCTCAAGATGCTGTAAAGAAGCCAGCTTCTAATAATTATGCATTAGAGTCTATGCCAACAAACGATAAATCTCATGCTTTAGAAAACTTCATAATAAATACTAAACCCAATGCCGAAAACAATCTTTTTATTAATGAAAATCCAAATAATAACTATGATTTAAGCTCAAAACCTAGCTACAATAAAACTAATCTAAATACTACTTCTAATTCTAACCATCAGTTTAATTATAAAGATCTTAGCGTTATTGGTGTTTTTATAAATTCATATATTATTACACAATACAATGAAGCTCTATATGTGATTGACCAGCATGCTGCTCATGAGAGAATATTATACGAAAAATATCTCAACTCCTACAAGAATGATAAAATATCCTCTCAAAATCTATTAATACCAATTTCTATCAATATATCGTTTGATGTTTCAGTTTATATTCATGATATAATTGATTTGCTTAATGATTACGGCTTTAATGCAGAGCCATTTTCTCAAGAATCATTGGTTATTAGAGCCATTCCAAATATTTTTAATCAAAATGAAGCAATAAATTTAGCTAATGAGCTTATTAATAATTTTTCAAAACAAATATATCTATCTGATGAACTAAAAGAAAAAATTGCATCTAAAGCATGCAAGTCAGCAATAAAAGCAAATGATAAATTGCTTAGCCTTGAGATATCTCAAATACTAAGTGATTTAGATTCTTGTGAAAATAAGTACTCTTGCCCACACGGAAGACCTATAACTATAGAACTTAGTAAATACGAGCTCGAGAAAATGTTTAAAAGAATTGTATAA